From Acidobacteriota bacterium:
CATCCGCGTTCTTGATGGCGTCGGGAATGTCGCCTTTGATCATCTTTTCATTGGTTTTGAGGCAGATGTCCCATTTTTCCTTGAACTTCGTCTGGAGGATGTCCTTGTCGCTGCGGTCTTTATGCAGGATGCCCTTGGAGTCGACGGACAGCATGTTGCCAGGAGTGACTCCGGCCGTCATCATCAGACGGGCGATGGCGACGCCGGAGGCGCCGGCGCCGACGATGGTCACATGGACGTCGGACATTTTCTTGCCGACGATTTTGAGGGCGTTGATGATGCCGGCTACGGTCACGCAGGCCGTTCCCTGCTGGTCGTCATGCCAGACGGGGATTTCGCATTCGGCACGCAGAGTGTCCAGGATGTGGAAGCACTTGGGATGGGAGATATCCTCGAGGTTGAAACCGCCGAAGGTGGGCTGAAGGGCCTTGCAGATATCGATGATCTTGTCCGGATCCTTTTCTTTGAGGCAGATCGGGAAAGCGTCCACGCCGCCCAGGTACTTGTAGAGGAGCCCCTTGCCTTCCATGACCGGCAGGCCGGCTTCGGGCCCGATATCACCGAGTCCGAGGACGCGCGATCCGTCGGAAATGACGGCCACGAAATTTCCCTTGTTGGTGTGATCGTAAACCTTTTCCGGATTCTGCTGGATGTCCTTGCAGGGCGCGGCCACCCCCGGCGTATACCAGATCGCGAAATCGTCCATATCGCGGACTCGGCATTTCAAGGTGACCTGGATTTTGCCGCGGTAGTACGGGTGAAGACGCATGGCGTCTTTTGAAGGCTGGTGGGCTTTCGCCAACAGTTCTTCAACGGTTTTTGTGCTCATGAATCAGTCCTCCTGATATGTGAAAATGAGAAGCTTTATTTTATTCCGATTCCTTCACCAAAGTCAATCAAAACCGGACGGAAAGCTTCCGGCTCCGGCGGTCCGTCAGCAGACGGCGGATCCCCCCAGAGGAAGTTCCCGGGCCGGGTCGGACGTTCCTTGAATTTTTGCGGCAAACTCGTTCTTTCCTGAAGCCAGGTCCTCGTCATTGAGGATGTGAACATCGAGCAGGCCTTCGGAGCGAAACCCGGTCCTGTAGGCGTTGGCTTCGGCCAGGGACTGGCTCCAACCCTGAAGCCACGACTCCAGCGCCTGTCTCCGGCGGGCATCGCCCTGAAATCGAACAATGAGGTTGATATCGCTGTTGGGACCGGCCGTGCCGTTGCACGTGCTTCCAAAAACATATAACGCCTTGATCCCCATGGCTTCAGCGTCCGCCCGCCGGGCCATCTCCTCGGCCATGTGCATCCGCCATCGGGAATGCTCCTTTCTTTCCTCGATGACGGACGTTCCCGCCCCGGCCAGCATCCGCCGCGGGCAGGTCGGGTCGACAAACATGCCGACAGCCTGCTCCCGTTCGGCGTTCATCAGCACCCGAAGCACCCGGCCCTCCTCGGAAGCCGGAACATCAATGACCCGGAGGGTATCGGACAGCGCCGCGAATTCCGGCAGAATCTCCTCGAGGATATTGGCCGACCCCAGAAGGAAGGTTTCATTGAAACGCACGCCGTCGTCATCGGGGTAGAGCGGGAGATAGCGGATTCCCGATTCGACGAGGTCCTGGAAGAAATGCGTTCCGAAAGAGACATCGGGGACGTAGTTGCCTTTTTTTCGCGCCACCTCGACCAGCAGGGCCGTGTTGCTGATATCGGAATAGGTCACCCGTACGCCCAGCTTGACATCGCCGCGGCTGCCCCACCGTCCCGGCCCCATCAGGATGAACTTCTTCCGCGGGAGAAGCTTGTTGAGCTTGCCGACGGCCTGTCCGACAGCCAGCAGGTCGGAAAAGGCGCCGATGTCGCCGTATTTTCCGGGATCGACATAGACGATGTGGGTGATGTCGGGGACGCTTCCGTTGGAGACGAATTTTCCGGCCGTGAAAAGAACGCTTTCGTCGGGAATATGGGCCGGAATGTCCATGGCCGCATCGTCGGACGAAAAGCTCTGGGGCCGGCATTGCAGCAGGTAAAAATTGTCCCCGTCGGAGGCGAATTCAATATCCACGGGGACTCCCAGAGCCGCCTCCAGAGTTTTAAGGATGGCGTCGACCTTGGAGACAAAGGGCGTTCCCGCAATCAACCCGTCGAACGTGGCCACGGCGTCTCCGGCCCCGAGATTCGTGGCCAGACCCATGGGCTTCTGAAGAATGCCGTCACGATGGATCGAAAAGACACGCGAGGCTGCCGGAAAGGCGTGGCCCACTTCCTTGAGCAGGGTTTTGATGTCGAGCGTGACAAAGGCGTTATTTTCCAAATCGATGACGTCGATCCGCCGGGGCGAATAACGGAGGACGTCCTCGATCGAAACATTGACTTTCAGGTTGGGCTTGCTCGGCGCGATCAACACCGGGTAATCGTCGCTCACCCGGTCCACCGCCCGCGTGCCCAGGCCCGGAACGATGCGCAACAGCCCGTCCTCCCGGCCGATGCGCGGCGACCAGCGGAACTCGTTGCGGCTGAAAGCCACGCCGGCGAAGGCCGGGAAAAAATACCGGCCCACGCGACGGCCGACGACCTCCTGGATCATGATGCCCATCTCTTCGTAGAAATCGAGAAGGCCGCGCTCGGCCCGATAGGCGATCGGATCGGGATTGAAAATCGAGGCATAGACCTCGGCAACGGCGTCGAGAAGCGCCTCGAGGCGCTTCTCCTTGTCACCCTGATTGGCCAGGAAGAGGCTTTTGTACTTTCCGGCGAAAGCCGTCCCCAGACGGTCCTCGAGCAGGCTCGAGCTCCGGACGATGAGCGGGACATCTCCGAAATCGTCGAGAGCGACGGACAGGCCCTTGACGATTTCCTGGGGGAAGGTCGAGTTTTTGAACAATTGGACGATATGGGGGTATTCCTGGCGGATGATATCGATGTCCTTGTACTTCTGTTCGGAGACTTCCTCGAGGTTGTTGTAGTGCTGGAAATAAATGATCCCGTCTGATGTGATGTACCAGGTTTTGGGCGTCTTGATCTCTCCGACGGCCTTGACCCGGCGCGCGGACTGGCGAAGAATCCTTGAAGCCAGAAACAGTCCGGCGCTTTTCCCGCCGAGTTTGCCGTGGCTTCCCGGCGGATAGATCAGGCGTTCGGTGAGCCCGAAGAAATCCTCGATCGACAGGTATTTCTTGGCGATGTTGATGTACTCGAGCTGCTCGTTGAAAAACCGGCGGATCAGGGAAACACGGACGCTGTTGGTCTTCGATCTCGGCAGAACCACCCCCCGGGGCATCAAACGCTGGCAATGCTGCATGGACTCGATGACTTCGCTCAGGGTCGCGTAGACGTTCTCCATGGACTTAACGGCGCTGTAGGAGCGTTCTTCGCCGATCCACTTCTGGATGCGGTCGAAGATTTCCTCCTCCGTCAGGTTGGCTGCGGCGATGCGGAACGTCTCCTCGCTCAACTCGAAAAACCGGCCGAGCGAATCCCGCCTCTGCGGCAGGTTGGATTCGCTGAAAACGCCGGTGCTCTCGCGGTCTTCGCCGAAACGCTGGAGAAGATTTTTGGCTGCGGGGACGCCCCGCCAGGCCAGGTAGTTCATCATCTTGCGCGAAACGCGGATGAAAAGCTTCGGATCTGTATTGCGCAGGAGATCGAGAGCCAGATTCCAGCCGGGTTTCTCCTCCCCCGGCTCCTGCCGCTCCTCGAACATGTGTCTGAGCCTCTGATGGAGGATGAAATGGCCGATGCGTTCGGCGATCGTATGAAGAAGCTTCGTTTCTCCCTTGAGAAACGGACCGTCATCGGCCTCGGGGACAGGCTCCCGGTAGGAAACGCAGAGCCGCCCGACAGGGGCATCCTGGACGCGGATCTCCGCGCACTGCGAATAGAGCGTTTCCACATAATCTTGAGACTCGAAGACTTCCGTTCCGTGAATGATCTGGGCCTGGACGTATTCCGGATACTGCCAGCCCGTCGGGACGGCCGCGATGACGTAGCGGAACACTTCCTCAAGGGGCAGGTCGTAATGACTGAGAATCTCCTCGATCCGATAGAGGCAGCTCAGCTCCTTGGCCCTCTCGTGGAGAGTGGAAAAGAGCGTTTGGGCCTTTCCGCCGCCGTCCTGTTCTTTCATGGCGTTCGATCCTTTCCCCAAATGAGGCGCCGGTCGTCCGGTTCAACCGGCGTCTTTCATCCGTCCCGTCGAACGCCGCAGGGCTGGAACCGCCCGATCCTCCGAAAGGAGGCGGCGGATCAGATCCAGCCCCGGTCCTTGCAGGCGTTGGCCACCCGGCTGACCGAAATGACGTAAGCGGCGTCGCGCATGAAAATCTTCCGCGTGCGGGCCAGCTCGGAAACGCCGTGGAAGGCCTCGGTCATCTTCTGGTCGAGCTTGGCCAAAACTTCGTCCTTGGGCCAGAAATAATTCTGGTTGCACTGGACCTGCTCAAAATAGCTGCAGGTCACACCGCCGGCATTGGCCAGGAAGTCCGGAATGACAAAGATGCCGCGTTGTTTCAGAACGGCGTCGGCTTCCGGCGTTGTCGGACCGTTGGCGCCTTCGGCGATGACCTTGACCTTGGAGTGGATTTTCTTCACGGTCTGGGCGTTGATCTGGTTTTCCAGGGCGGCGGGAATCAGAATGTCCGCTTCCTGTTCGATCCAGGCTTCGCCCGGAAGACGCTCATAACCGAGCGATTCGGCTTTGGCTTTGTCGATCCCGCCGAAGCGGTCGGTGACGGTCAGCAGTTCCTCGAGCTGGATGCCGGATTTCCGGCGATAGGTGTAGGCCGCCTGGTCTTCCTGATCCCAGCAGGACACACAAATGACCTTGCTCCCGAGCTTGTTCAGCAATTGGATGGCGTATTGGGCCACATTGCCGAAACCCTGGACGGCGGTCAAGGTATCCTCAACGGCAATGCCCAATTCCCGCAGGGCTTCCCGGATCGTGTAGACGACACCGTATCCCGTGGCCTCCGTCCGGCCCAGGGAGCCGCCCATTCCGACCGGCTTGCCGGTGATGAATCCGGGATATTTGGCGCCGGCAATGGCTTCGTATTCGTCAAGCATCCAGAGCATGTGTTGGGGGTTGGTCATCACGTCGGGCGCCGGAACATCGGTCAAGGGCCCGACATTCTTGGCGACCTGGCGGACCCAGCCGCGGCAGAGCAGTTCCTGCTCTCTCTGGCTGAGATCGTGGGGGTCGCAGACGACACCGCCCTTGCCGCCGCCGAGAGGAATGTCCACAACCGCGCATTTCCAGGTCATCCACATGGAGAGGGCCCGGACGGTGTCGATGGTCTCCTGGGGATGGAAGCGGATGCCGCCCTTGCACGGCCCGCGGGCGTCGTTGTGCTGGCAGCGATAGCCGCGGAAGACGCGCGTACTGCCGTCGTCCATGCGCACCGGGATGCTGAAATGGTATTCGCGCAGCGGCCAGCTCAACAGGTCGCGGGCGGCTTGATCGAGTTCGAGAAGGTCGGCCACGGCGAAGAATTGCTTCTGCGCCATCTCGAACGGATTGAAGGACTTATCGGCCATGAGAACACTCCCTTTCGCCGGCCGGACCGGATAGCCCGACGGTTTTCGATTCGTCTCTTTCCGATCGTTCCGGCTTCTTATGATATGTTGGAAAGAGAATGATAATGGATGTGGGATTCCGGAGTCAAGTTCGTCCGCGGTTCGGATTTTTTGACACGCCGGACAAGTTCGTTCATAATGATTTTCCCGATATTTTTTCCCGAGGTAAACCGTGACGAACATGAAAGACCCGGAGCCGTTTTTCAGCCGGATGCGTCCGGCGATCTTTCTCGGCGCTTTGTGCTGCCTTTTTCTGTGGGGCTGCAAGATCGGAAAAAAGCCCGAGAACTTCCTGCTCATCACTCTGGACACGCAACGGGCCGATACGATCGGCGCCTACAATCCGGGATCCGCGCACACCCCGGCCCTCGACGGTCTGGCCGCCGAAGGGATGCTTTTCGAGGACTGCTGGAGTCTCATCCCCATCACACTTCCCTCCCATGCGTCCCTCTTTTTCTCCGAGCCTCCCCACAAGGTCAAAAACTACAACAACGGCCAGGTGATCCGAAAACACCGCTCCAGGCCTTCGGTCGTCAATCTATTCCGTAAAAACGGTCTGTTGACGGCCGGTTTCGTTTCTTTGGGCGTCATGGGCCGCCAGTTCGGTCTCGACGAGGGTTTCGATGTCTATGAGGATCAGTTTCCCCAAGGGCGCTGGTACCTGACGGCCGGAGAAGTGAACGAGCGCGTCATCCCCTGGCTTCGCGAAAACGGCCGGCGCAATTTCTTCCTGTGGGTGCACTATTCCGATCCCCACGATCCCTACGCTCCTCCCGATACCCCTGACGATCTGAGGGTTTTCCTGAACGGCGAACCTGTCGGGTCCTACTGTCTCAGCAAATACATCACCTATGATCTCGATCTCCCTTTGCGGAAAGGCCGGAATGAAATCATTTTCGAAGTTGACAATCCCTGGGAACCGAATCCCGACAGGTTTTCCGCCCGGCTGGACAGGATGCTCTTCGATCCCGATCCCGAGAGCGGAGAGATCGCTCTGGATTACTTCCGCGGCTGGTTCATCCGCCGCGATGAGGGGGTCTTTTTCTTCAAGGACCGCTCCGTCCTGTTCGTCGACTCCGCGGACAAACCCCGCGACATGACGCTCACGATCCGGGGCAAGCTCCTGTTACCCATCGAAGGCGTCCGCGATCTTTACCGAAGGGAAGTCGAATACATGGACAGCGAAATCGGCCGCCTTTTCGATACCCTGGAGGATCTCGGGCTTAAGGAAAAAACCGCCGTTCTTGTTGTCGGCGATCACGGCGAAGGACTCGGTGAACGCCACAACACTTTCGGAGATCCTCATATCGGGCATATCCATTATCTCAATCCAATTTACCAGAAAGTCCCCCTCATTCTGCGCGTGCCCGGATCATCGAAACGCGGCGTCCACATCGCGGAGACGGTCACCCTGCTGGATGTGGCCCCGACCATGGCCGCCATGATGGGATATAAAGGGCTGCCTCATTTCATGGGCCGGAATCTTCTCGATCTGAAGCCCGGCCGGCCGACCGATGTCTTTCTCGAAACCTACAAACCGGAAGCCGTTGCGGACAGGTTTTCGCTTTATCGATTTCCCTGGCAACTCATTTATGCACCCGAACCGAATACTTATGAGCTCTACAATATTCTGGAGGATCCCGACCAGCGTCTGAACCGTTTCGGCGACGCCGATGTGCCCGACGACATCCGCGCTCTGACGGATGTTCTCAATGCGGCGGTCCGGGATATCCTCAGACACAAAGAAGACATTCCCGTCGATTCCAAGGAAGAAGAGATGTTGAGGGCACTCGGCTATATCCGCTGAGCGCAGATCAGCGCCCGCGTTCGCGGCGGACGGCCAGATAGAGGCGTTTCGGCAGACCGAAAAGCATGCGATTGATCATCCGGATGACAGCCGGACGGTTGGGAAGAAAGGGCGAAGGCTCCCCTTCCCTGCGTTTTTTTTCCAGAATTCTCTGCACGATCGGACACCCCAGGCTCTCCAGGCAATAGGGGCTGAGTTCTCCACGGGCCAGGTAAGCCCGGATCTCCTGCAATCGGCTCGAATTCCAGGATTCCGCATAGTCCGACATCGGAGCCAGGATGGGATTTCCGTAACAACAGGGCAAAATGCCCCGACGCAGAATGTAATAACTCTCCCAGGGTTCACGGCAGAGAGGGAATTTCGAAGCGCCGAGATCGTCCGGTCGATTCATTTTTCGATCTTTCCAAAATTGAACTGATTGGCCACGGGAACGCCGTACTTCCGCGAGAAGGCCTCGCAATCCCGGAAGACGTCTTCGAGATCTTCTCGGCCGAGAAGCTCGTCGGCGTAGTTGAAATGATAGCCTCCCCTGTCGGCCTGAATGTCGGGATTGACAAGATACAGCAGCGGCCGCAGGACGAGAGCGTCGGCATCGATGCGGCGGCACAAACGGAAGTACGCCTCGAGATCGCCCCGGTTGACGCGCATGGGCATGAAGACCATATAAATCTTCGGCAGATTCCCGGCCTTTTTTCTGGCTTCATTCAAACGAATGAGATGGGGCAGAACCCGGTCCCATCGGTCATTGCGGATCTTGGCGTAGGTCTCGGCGGTGGCCGCATCGAGCGAGACGTAGAGAAACACCGGTTTGCCCGCCAGGGCGGCGATGGTTCTTTCGGTGAAGGCCTGTCCATTCGTCGACAACTCGACGATTTTCCGGTTCCTCCCGCAGAATTCCAGGATATCGCCGATTCCGGGATGAAGCAGGGGCTCGCCGAAGGAACAGTTGACAAGCGTCCGGGCCGCCCGGAAAAACGGGCCGTAACCCTCCAGAGCCGCCTTGTCGACCACGGCGTCGATATCGGCACCCTCGAGAACCTTCATTTTGTCCCAAAGGCAATAGACGCAGGGCGGATGGATGTTGCATTTGGCATAGAGATCGATGCCCAGGGTGAGCGGAAAGGATCGCAACTCGGTTCGGCCTTCGATCATTTCCCGGTAATTGAGGAGGGCGTTGCCGTGGAAAAAACGGAACGTTTCATGCCAGGCGGCATCGTCGTGCAGGACGATCGGTCCGATCCGGGCTCCGATTTCCCGGCCGGTTTCCCCGTGATGCCCGGGAGGCAAAACCTTGGAGAGAGTCAAGACGAGCTCTCGGGGATGGTCTCCCGGGCCGGTTCCGGCGTCGCCGGACACAGCCGTCTCGTCCGGCCATGTCGCGATATAAGGCGGTTCCCCCGGATCCAACGAAAAAGAATAATAGTTCCATTTGTTGAGGAGCGCCGCCCGGCCCAGAAGACGCCCTCCGAGCCGAAGTTCCAGGTTTTGGCTGAGATCGAGGTATTCCGAAAACACCGACAGCGAAAGAAGAGACGGCACACCCGGTTTATGGGGAGGAAGGATCACCCGGGCTTCGTGAGTCATCCATCGGAACGGCAGAAATTCATCGACTTCAAGGTCGTGCCAGCCTTCGCCGTAAAAGACCTCGTCCAGCTCGTCGGGAACGAGAAGACAAGGGTCGCTGATCATGACCCCCAGCCGCCGGGTATCGCCGTCGATGAGACGGTCTCCGTCAAGTTCGAAAACGATGGAGCTGTCCGGCCTGATATCGACGGGGATGACATAGCGCCTGAAAGCACCCTCGATATTTCGTGCTCCGGCTTTTCGGTCGTCGACACGGATTTCAAGTTCAGGCCGGGGCGGCTCGGCAAAGGGGTGCCCGGCTTCCATGAGCAGAAAAGCCCGGCCGGCAGGAAGATCCGCATCCATCCGGCATTCCGCCCGGCGGGTCATCCAGCGGAACGGACGCACCCCGTCATGCTCTTCGCCGTGCCAGCCGGCGCCGCATGTCAAGGGGTGATTCCGCACAACCGAACTCATGTGTTGAGGATGTGGAGGGCCTCGCCCTTAGCTTTGAGAGCGGCCTCGCCGAGGCATTCGGATATCGTCGGATGGATATAGATGAGGTCGGCCAGATCGTGGATTTTCAAGCCCCGGGCGACCGCCAGGGTTAAAACCGGAATCATTTCTCCGGCCGCAGAGGCAATGACATGGCCGCCCAGAACGCGGTCCTCGCCGTCGGCCACGATTTTGATCATCCCGTCGGTCCCATCCATGGTCATGGCCCTTCCGGAAGCCTGCAGAGGAAAGATCCCGGTTTGCGTTTTGACGCCCTTTTCGTCCGACTCTTCCGAAGTCATCCCGACCGAGGCGAATTCGGGTTCGGTGAAAACAGCCATGGGGAGCGCGGTATAATCCGTCCGGCGGGCCGCCCCGAAGGCGTTGTCCACGGCGACCAGCGCATCGTGATAGGCTTTGTGGGCCAGGAGCTTGCCGCCGATGAGATCCCCGATGGCGTAGACGCCCGGGACGCCCGTTTCGAGGCCGGACCCGACCCGGACGGCACCGGCGCGATCCGTCTCGATTCCGAGGGCGGCATCGGCCAAGCCGTCCGAGTTCGGCTTCCGGCCGGCGGCCAGAAGAATTTTTTCCGCTTCCATCTCGAAGGCCGCACCGGTTTCCATGTTGACGCCCTTGACAACCGCCTTGCCGCCGGCGACATCGGCCTGTTCGATCTTCATTTGGGTCATGATTTTCAAACCCTGTTTTTTCAGAATGCGTTCGAGACGGCGGGCCGATTCCCTGTCGGCACCCGGCATGATGTCGGGCAGGATTTCGAGAACCGTGACTTCGGCGCCGGCCCTCCGATAGATTGATCCCATCTCGAGTCCGATGGCGCCCGCGCCGACGACGATGAGGGATTTCGGGATGTCCTCGAACTCCAACGCTTCGCGGCTTGTGACGGCGGTTTTCCCGTCGGCGGAGAGAAACGGCAGATCGGCCGCCCGTCCGCCGGCGGCCAGAATGATCTTTTCGGCTTGATAAGTCTTTTCTCCGTCCGGGCTTTGGACGAGGATCGTCCGGTCCCCTTTTATAACGGCTCGGGCCCGGACGATCTCGACCTTGCCTTTTTTCAGAAGAAACTCAAGACCGGCGACGAGACGGTCGACGACCGTCCGGCGGCCTTTCATGACCTCCGGCCAGTTGAGGCCGATGTCCGCGGTCGGACCCGAAAGGCGCGGATTGTTCCGCACGTCCTTGAGGATTTTCGTCTGGTGAAGAAGAAATTTTGTCGGAATGCACCCCCAATTGATGCAGGTGCCTCCAACGCGATCCTCCTCGAACAGCACGACGGATCGGCCGAGCTGGGCGCCCCTCAAGGCGGCGAGATATCCTCCAGGCCCGCCGCCGATAATGGCCAGGTCTCTTGTTTCGGTCATAATACGCTCCTTGACGGACCCGATTATAACCTGAATGAACCACGAGTCAAACCCGCGCTCAGTCTCGGCACCTCGACTGTGCGTGAAAACGCCCGCATTTCTTTTTTCTCCCAAATTGGGCGTTTTCACTCTTCGGGCGTGCCGATCTCACCATTCCGGCTGCATTGCTCCTTAATCTGGCCCGCAAGGAGGCTGCCGCGGGGCGCAGGGGGGATCCCGGAGCAAGCCGTCGGAGGGTCGAGCGGGCACGGATCCGAGGCTGCAAGCCGAGGAGAGCGAGACCCGGAGCCGGAGTGGACGGAACTCGCCGGGGACCGGACACGTCTTGTGAAGGGATTCCCCCGAGCCCGAAAAGCGGAAGCCGACGCAGCGTACGGCAATCTCGACCCGCGCACAGTCTCGGCTCCTCGATTGTGCGTGGGAACAAGGCCGTTGACAGGAGTGGATCAAAAAGGTTAAGAAGGTTAAGACTTTTTGCGGAGAATGGTTCTACCTATGAGGAAAATACATCTTATGATCGTCCCGGCTTTGATCGCCGCCACCTTGGCGGCTTTCCCGTGCGTCGCGGCCGCTCAGGAAACCGGGCTTCTCCGGGGACGCGTTCTGGATGCCGCGGACCGGCCGGCGGCCGGCTTGACGGTCATTCTTGCCTCCCGAACTCACATCTTGCGTTTTCAGACGGAGAGCGATCCCTCCGGCCGTTTCACCTGGGCCGGACTTCCCTCGGGAGCCTATCACATCTCCGTCCAAACACCCGGCGGAACTTTGACGGCGGCCCAACCGCTGGATATCGAAGCTCCCGAAGCCGTTTTCGCCGTTTTACGCCTGTCTCCGGATGCGGACAACCCGACCGCAGCCGCTCTCGAACCCGCTTTTCCCGGATTCTCCGATTTTTCGTCCGCCACGTTCACTCATGCTTCACAAATTCACAACCTCCCGACGGGCAACACCGTTTGGAATATCATCGAAAATCAGGATTTTTCGGCCACGACGAACAGAATCGATGTCGGCGGACTGTGGAATACGACACCGGCCGTGTTCAGTCCGCGCGGCGCCGTCTCCTGGACCCAGGTCGCCTACCGGTTGAACGGGATGGATGTCACCGACCCCTATTTCGGCGGGATGCCGCTCTTTCATCCCGATGTGTGGAGTCTGTCCTCCATGCGACTCGAAAACGGCGCTTTTCCGGCCGGATCGTTCTCGCCCGGCGGTTCACTGGACATCGCCACCTTCGAAGGCTCGGACGATTTCCGGGGCGGAGTCACATCCTTCTATCTGGACCGCAGCTATACAACGACCAACATCACTCCGGCTCTTCAGGAGGAAGGTCTCTTCGCCACCCATGCCTTTCGCGGCCTTTTTGAGGGCAATCTCCGCCTGTCCGGTCCCCTGGTTCCCGGAAAAGTTCACTTCGCCTCGTCTTTTTCGGCCCGCCGCATCGCCCGGAATACCGCCGAATTCGAAGGCGACGAAGAGGACCGCGTGCTGTCCGGGCTGACGTCGATCTCCTGGCTCCGGGATCGAAGCCGTTGGAAGTTTCTCTGGACCGGCCAGACCGTCGACCGCTCGGCTTTCGGCGCCGGCCGGCGGATTCCCTCGACCTCGACTCTGGACAGAAAAGATTATCACAATATTTTTCAAATCCTGGGGACTCTGCAGCTCGAAGACAACCATGTGCTCAAGGCGGGTCTGAGTTATGCCCGAACCGATATTCACGCCGGATTTCAGGAGGGCGCAGAGGGACCTCACGGACTCGAGATATTCCGAACTCCCCTGTTCGGACCGGCGGCCCGTTCTTACCGGGACGGGCGCGACAACCTCTCTTTTCTCCTTAAGGGGGAATGGGCTTCGGCCGGCGGCGACAACAGTTTGAACAGATTGATTTACGGCGTCCGTTTCCGTGCCGCAGCCTCTTCGTCCCGGAAGGACATCCGCGAAAACCATCATCTCCGGTTTTTTGAGGGCCGCCCCCTCGAAGTCGCTTTCTTCGACGGTCCCTTCAATCACCGGGAGTCCTCGTTGGAAACCGGGGTTTTCGCCTCAAACACTTGGACGCTCGACCGGTTTCTGTCCCTGCATGCCGCCTTCCACCTGGATTGGACACAGGGCCGGATCCCCGGATCCTCGGGGGATGCCCCGAGCATCGACTGGATTCATCTCTCCTCCCGACTGGGCGCCAGTCTGCCCTTATCCGCAAACGGCCGGTCTCAGCTCAGGATCCACCTCGGACGATATTTTTATTCCCTTCCGCTTTCCTTTCTCACCTGGGGAAATCCCGGGGCGCCCGGAAGCCGGATTTATGCCTGGAACGACTCCGACGGCGACGGTCGCTTCAGTGCCGGAGAGTCCGGAACTCTTCTCAGGCGCGAAGGCCCGCTCTTCGCCGCCATCGACCCGGAACTCAAGCGTCCCCGCGTCGACGAACTGTCCATCGGCTTCATGCGCAGGAGTCTCACCGGCTGGCATATCAGCGTTACGGGTTTTCTCCGGGAAACAAGAAATCTCCCGGCCGCTTTGAACATCGGCGTCCCCTTTTCCGCCTATGACCCGCACACCCTCTATGACATCGGCGACGACAGGATTCCGGGATCTCATGACGATCTGATTTTCACGGTTTATGAGAGGCGGCCGGAATAC
This genomic window contains:
- a CDS encoding radical SAM protein; its protein translation is MTCGAGWHGEEHDGVRPFRWMTRRAECRMDADLPAGRAFLLMEAGHPFAEPPRPELEIRVDDRKAGARNIEGAFRRYVIPVDIRPDSSIVFELDGDRLIDGDTRRLGVMISDPCLLVPDELDEVFYGEGWHDLEVDEFLPFRWMTHEARVILPPHKPGVPSLLSLSVFSEYLDLSQNLELRLGGRLLGRAALLNKWNYYSFSLDPGEPPYIATWPDETAVSGDAGTGPGDHPRELVLTLSKVLPPGHHGETGREIGARIGPIVLHDDAAWHETFRFFHGNALLNYREMIEGRTELRSFPLTLGIDLYAKCNIHPPCVYCLWDKMKVLEGADIDAVVDKAALEGYGPFFRAARTLVNCSFGEPLLHPGIGDILEFCGRNRKIVELSTNGQAFTERTIAALAGKPVFLYVSLDAATAETYAKIRNDRWDRVLPHLIRLNEARKKAGNLPKIYMVFMPMRVNRGDLEAYFRLCRRIDADALVLRPLLYLVNPDIQADRGGYHFNYADELLGREDLEDVFRDCEAFSRKYGVPVANQFNFGKIEK
- a CDS encoding SPASM domain-containing protein; its protein translation is MNRPDDLGASKFPLCREPWESYYILRRGILPCCYGNPILAPMSDYAESWNSSRLQEIRAYLARGELSPYCLESLGCPIVQRILEKKRREGEPSPFLPNRPAVIRMINRMLFGLPKRLYLAVRRERGR
- the lpdA gene encoding dihydrolipoyl dehydrogenase, which encodes MTETRDLAIIGGGPGGYLAALRGAQLGRSVVLFEEDRVGGTCINWGCIPTKFLLHQTKILKDVRNNPRLSGPTADIGLNWPEVMKGRRTVVDRLVAGLEFLLKKGKVEIVRARAVIKGDRTILVQSPDGEKTYQAEKIILAAGGRAADLPFLSADGKTAVTSREALEFEDIPKSLIVVGAGAIGLEMGSIYRRAGAEVTVLEILPDIMPGADRESARRLERILKKQGLKIMTQMKIEQADVAGGKAVVKGVNMETGAAFEMEAEKILLAAGRKPNSDGLADAALGIETDRAGAVRVGSGLETGVPGVYAIGDLIGGKLLAHKAYHDALVAVDNAFGAARRTDYTALPMAVFTEPEFASVGMTSEESDEKGVKTQTGIFPLQASGRAMTMDGTDGMIKIVADGEDRVLGGHVIASAAGEMIPVLTLAVARGLKIHDLADLIYIHPTISECLGEAALKAKGEALHILNT
- a CDS encoding carboxypeptidase-like regulatory domain-containing protein yields the protein MRKIHLMIVPALIAATLAAFPCVAAAQETGLLRGRVLDAADRPAAGLTVILASRTHILRFQTESDPSGRFTWAGLPSGAYHISVQTPGGTLTAAQPLDIEAPEAVFAVLRLSPDADNPTAAALEPAFPGFSDFSSATFTHASQIHNLPTGNTVWNIIENQDFSATTNRIDVGGLWNTTPAVFSPRGAVSWTQVAYRLNGMDVTDPYFGGMPLFHPDVWSLSSMRLENGAFPAGSFSPGGSLDIATFEGSDDFRGGVTSFYLDRSYTTTNITPALQEEGLFATHAFRGLFEGNLRLSGPLVPGKVHFASSFSARRIARNTAEFEGDEEDRVLSGLTSISWLRDRSRWKFLWTGQTVDRSAFGAGRRIPSTSTLDRKDYHNIFQILGTLQLEDNHVLKAGLSYARTDIHAGFQEGAEGPHGLEIFRTPLFGPAARSYRDGRDNLSFLLKGEWASAGGDNSLNRLIYGVRFRAAASSSRKDIRENHHLRFFEGRPLEVAFFDGPFNHRESSLETGVFASNTWTLDRFLSLHAAFHLDWTQGRIPGSSGDAPSIDWIHLSSRLGASLPLSANGRSQLRIHLGRYFYSLPLSFLTWGNPGAPGSRIYAWNDSDGDGRFSAGESGTLLRREGPLFAAIDPELKRPRVDELSIGFMRRSLTGWHISVTGFLRETRNLPAALNIGVPFSAYDPHTLYDIGDDRIPGSHDDLIFTVYERRPEYLGRDFFLLTANLPDKRGSSYQGLDVAFYKRTSDKLFIYMTFTATQAAGESNPGNTEWENDDGIAGTLYSDPNSLINARGRLRFDRAYTARIGFQLDLPWNIRLGSVTKYYDGQPFARWIVVSGMNQGPYIIQAHPRGKARYEFNMNVDLRLEKIFDLGGSRLRIILDGFNLTNFNLATEESPWTGDAFPLRYATEIQPPRVVRLGLSYEF